In Methanosphaera sp. ISO3-F5, a genomic segment contains:
- a CDS encoding UDP binding domain-containing protein, translating into MKTLIYPDNETNLEQYEKLNSEILVYDENSTINTTLEKTSDMSTFSQVDAVIFTQNCIINGEYNTKKLEEACTKLQDTVLDEVLLIFDTKVPPRTVLKMSKIIDEYGLIPDIKLAYTTVINNNQRIIAGKNEQCQEKTTQLYKTLPEQITTVKHIQTAEFIPILQNAYKDTLVALSNQMAILSEAITIDLIEAIDVANTGEDIHLLYPKPILKNEVTRDADEVNKIANEYGEPSQLSETARNTNNYVAYHMAYMAEKELYLKEHLAMFETTVAILGVTEDETLQTQKDNASLTLIDDFVSRDVEVWVHDDKIPAEIIEEHNAKKITLEEAYNADCIIVMTDTPEYRQLDPEKIEKVIITALPILDSEKYENVKYSSVGQYRLKEGEML; encoded by the coding sequence ATGAAAACATTAATTTACCCAGATAACGAAACAAACCTGGAACAATACGAAAAACTAAACTCAGAAATCCTAGTATACGATGAAAACTCCACAATAAACACAACACTAGAAAAGACAAGCGACATGTCAACATTCTCCCAGGTCGATGCAGTAATTTTCACACAAAACTGCATAATAAACGGTGAATACAATACAAAAAAACTAGAAGAAGCATGCACCAAACTACAAGACACAGTACTAGATGAAGTACTGCTAATATTTGACACAAAAGTACCACCAAGAACCGTTCTGAAAATGTCCAAAATAATAGATGAATACGGTTTAATCCCAGACATAAAACTAGCATACACAACAGTAATCAACAACAACCAGAGAATAATAGCCGGAAAAAACGAACAATGCCAAGAAAAAACAACACAACTATACAAAACATTACCTGAACAAATAACAACAGTAAAACACATACAAACAGCAGAATTCATACCAATACTACAAAACGCATACAAAGACACACTAGTAGCACTATCCAACCAAATGGCAATACTATCAGAGGCAATAACAATAGACCTAATCGAAGCAATAGACGTGGCAAACACCGGAGAAGACATACACCTACTCTACCCAAAACCAATACTAAAAAATGAAGTAACAAGAGACGCAGACGAAGTAAACAAAATAGCCAACGAATACGGAGAACCATCACAACTATCAGAAACAGCACGAAACACAAACAATTACGTAGCATACCACATGGCATACATGGCAGAAAAAGAACTATACCTCAAAGAACACCTGGCAATGTTCGAAACAACAGTAGCAATACTAGGAGTAACAGAGGATGAAACATTACAAACACAAAAAGACAATGCATCACTCACACTAATAGATGACTTTGTAAGCCGAGACGTGGAAGTATGGGTGCATGATGATAAAATACCAGCAGAAATCATAGAAGAACACAACGCCAAAAAAATAACACTAGAAGAAGCATACAATGCAGATTGTATAATAGTAATGACAGACACACCAGAATACAGACAACTCGACCCAGAAAAAATAGAAAAAGTAATAATAACAGCACTGCCAATACTAGACTCAGAAAAATATGAAAACGTAAAATACAGTAGTGTAGGACAATACAGACTAAAAGAAGGTGAAATGTTATGA
- a CDS encoding redox-regulated ATPase YchF: protein MLQIAVTGKPNVGKSSFFNSATLSEAEVANYPFTTIDANAAIAYVTAECPCKELELTCNPRTGKCEDGIRYIPVELIDVAGLVPGAYEGKGLGNKFLDDLSQARALIHIIDASGGTDAEGNPCEAGTHDPLDDVNFLKHEVTMWVYSILERNWPRLIRKVMSEHLNFAKVISEQLTGAGVLLDDVLEAERIMNDEYDKWEQEDMLKFIDKILESAKPIIIVANKIDTPQAEENIRRLKEQYDQVIPTSAESELALVNAQKAGLIKYVSGEDHFEIIDDTKLSDKQKMALQYIDENVLKKYGSTGIQETINKAVYETLENIVVYPVEDEHKYSDQKGNILPDALLVPKGSNPRDLAYCIHTDIGDGFTHAIDARRNMRISSEQELKQSDIISIIANK, encoded by the coding sequence ATGTTACAAATCGCTGTAACTGGAAAACCAAATGTGGGAAAATCATCATTTTTTAATTCAGCAACACTATCCGAGGCAGAAGTAGCAAACTATCCATTCACAACAATAGATGCAAATGCTGCAATAGCATACGTGACAGCTGAATGTCCATGTAAAGAATTAGAATTAACATGCAACCCAAGAACAGGCAAATGTGAAGACGGAATAAGATATATTCCAGTAGAACTGATAGATGTTGCAGGATTAGTTCCTGGAGCTTATGAAGGAAAAGGTTTAGGAAACAAATTCCTTGACGACCTTAGTCAAGCAAGAGCATTAATACATATAATAGACGCTTCAGGAGGAACAGATGCTGAAGGAAATCCGTGTGAAGCAGGAACACATGACCCCCTGGATGATGTGAACTTCTTAAAACACGAGGTAACAATGTGGGTGTACTCCATACTCGAAAGAAACTGGCCAAGACTCATAAGAAAAGTAATGAGCGAACACTTAAACTTTGCAAAAGTAATCTCTGAACAACTAACCGGAGCAGGAGTACTATTAGATGACGTACTCGAAGCAGAACGTATAATGAATGATGAATACGATAAATGGGAACAAGAAGACATGCTTAAATTCATAGATAAAATACTTGAATCAGCAAAGCCAATCATCATCGTAGCCAACAAAATAGATACACCACAAGCCGAAGAAAACATTCGAAGACTAAAAGAACAGTATGATCAGGTCATCCCAACAAGTGCAGAATCAGAACTAGCACTAGTAAATGCACAAAAAGCAGGACTAATAAAATACGTGTCAGGAGAAGACCACTTCGAAATAATAGATGACACTAAACTATCAGATAAACAGAAAATGGCACTACAATACATAGACGAGAACGTTCTTAAAAAGTATGGATCCACGGGAATACAAGAAACAATCAACAAAGCAGTATATGAAACACTAGAAAACATAGTAGTATACCCAGTAGAGGATGAACACAAATACTCCGACCAGAAAGGAAACATACTCCCAGACGCACTTCTAGTACCAAAAGGATCCAACCCACGAGACCTAGCATACTGCATACACACAGATATAGGCGACGGATTCACACATGCAATCGATGCAAGACGAAACATGAGAATATCCAGTGAACAAGAACTAAAACAATCAGACATCATAAGCATAATAGCAAACAAATAA
- a CDS encoding cobalt-precorrin-7 (C(5))-methyltransferase, with product MNKMNIVGIGPGDREYLTLGAIETIENSDVLVGSQRSLDLFDYVDAKMVVLEPRDIPKTVKMAVSYLDDGLKVSVLSTGDPGFSGMLKTMQKLSPKTKVNVIPGISSVQLAAAKVQIPWDTANLLTIHGGRAPTEDLLEKLDNTRPNIVLPNRHISELAEYLIDHGYSPEHEITICEKLSYPDEQIVQVTLGEAKNMDFGYMCVVII from the coding sequence ATGAATAAAATGAATATTGTAGGTATTGGTCCTGGGGACCGTGAATATTTAACATTGGGTGCTATTGAAACTATTGAAAATTCAGATGTATTGGTTGGTAGTCAAAGGTCTCTTGACTTATTTGATTATGTTGATGCTAAAATGGTTGTATTAGAGCCAAGAGATATTCCAAAAACTGTTAAAATGGCAGTTTCTTATCTTGATGATGGATTAAAAGTATCTGTATTATCAACGGGTGATCCTGGTTTTAGTGGAATGCTTAAAACTATGCAAAAGTTATCTCCAAAAACAAAGGTTAATGTAATACCGGGTATTAGTTCTGTTCAGTTAGCTGCTGCTAAAGTACAGATACCTTGGGATACTGCAAATCTTTTAACAATACATGGTGGAAGAGCACCAACTGAGGATTTGCTGGAAAAACTAGATAATACAAGGCCAAACATTGTATTGCCAAATAGGCACATAAGTGAACTCGCAGAATATCTTATAGATCATGGTTACAGTCCAGAACATGAAATAACAATATGTGAAAAATTAAGTTATCCTGATGAACAAATAGTTCAAGTAACGCTTGGCGAAGCTAAGAATATGGACTTTGGCTACATGTGTGTAGTAATCATTTAA
- a CDS encoding site-2 protease family protein, which yields MNALWYYVIGFIIIWVLAFLLKGKYNITVEGIVLMLKTERLHDIIDKIAKKAPRFWKAYMNIGIPVGFFLMILMLVSLVWSLQLMFEMPTVSLILPGVDVPGSPLYIPFGTGMLALATVLIIHEGGHGVLARVENVAIDSVGLLLFLIIPGAFVEPNEEELKKVNGISKLRVYFAGPMFNMGLAVIGIVLMLLVGGLITAGDFYTTDGMEITSVVPASPSEGVLSNGMIIKQVNNQSVVNTKSYMKIMDKNKIGENVTITTDTGTYHVVARENPNNNSRAYIGVRSKEHVIVTPEANSKYGTFIPWILTQLRELFYLVFLLNFAVGTFNLLPMKPLDGGLILEEIVGYRIREDRRKDFNNTLNWWTRPLPLSVRCWISRRFNNLLDFLHNHEISDEKVQFIVRTFSYILIAILLVLILYGMLPAILQMI from the coding sequence ATGAACGCACTATGGTATTATGTAATAGGATTCATAATAATATGGGTATTAGCATTCCTACTTAAAGGCAAATACAATATTACCGTTGAAGGAATAGTGTTAATGCTTAAAACAGAACGATTACATGATATTATCGATAAAATAGCAAAAAAGGCTCCAAGATTCTGGAAAGCATATATGAACATTGGAATACCAGTAGGGTTCTTCCTAATGATTCTGATGCTGGTATCACTCGTTTGGTCATTACAATTAATGTTTGAAATGCCAACAGTATCACTTATACTGCCTGGAGTAGATGTTCCAGGATCTCCCCTTTACATACCATTCGGTACTGGAATGCTTGCATTAGCAACAGTACTCATAATACATGAAGGAGGACATGGAGTACTGGCAAGAGTAGAAAACGTAGCCATAGACTCAGTAGGATTACTCTTGTTTCTAATAATCCCTGGAGCATTCGTAGAACCGAACGAGGAAGAACTTAAAAAAGTTAATGGAATAAGTAAACTAAGAGTATACTTTGCAGGTCCAATGTTTAACATGGGACTAGCAGTAATAGGAATAGTATTAATGCTACTTGTAGGCGGACTTATAACGGCGGGAGACTTCTACACAACAGATGGTATGGAAATAACAAGTGTAGTGCCGGCAAGTCCATCTGAAGGAGTATTATCCAATGGGATGATAATAAAACAGGTTAATAACCAATCAGTAGTTAATACAAAAAGCTACATGAAAATAATGGACAAAAACAAGATAGGTGAAAACGTTACAATCACAACAGATACTGGAACGTATCATGTAGTTGCAAGAGAAAATCCTAACAATAACAGCAGAGCCTATATTGGTGTCAGATCAAAAGAGCATGTAATAGTAACCCCGGAAGCAAATAGTAAATATGGAACATTTATCCCATGGATACTAACACAACTAAGGGAACTGTTCTATCTTGTATTCCTGTTAAACTTTGCAGTGGGAACATTTAACTTACTACCTATGAAACCATTAGATGGTGGTTTAATACTGGAAGAAATAGTAGGTTACAGGATAAGAGAAGATAGACGAAAAGATTTTAACAATACTCTTAACTGGTGGACAAGGCCATTACCATTAAGTGTCAGATGCTGGATAAGCAGAAGATTTAACAACTTACTGGACTTCTTACATAATCATGAAATAAGTGATGAAAAAGTACAATTCATTGTAAGAACTTTCAGTTACATATTAATAGCTATACTATTAGTTCTCATACTCTATGGAATGCTTCCAGCAATCCTTCAAATGATTTAA
- the purL gene encoding phosphoribosylformylglycinamidine synthase subunit PurL: protein MVLTDDELKYIKEVLGREPNELELGMMDVMFSEHCSYKSSRPILKNFPTDGPDVILGPGDDAGIVNLTEEYALAIGMESHNHPSAVEPYGGAGTGIGGIVRDIISMGAKPVVLLDALRFGHMSDQRSKYIFDYVVKGISDYGNRIGVPTVGGEIEFDDNFQYNPMVNVVCAGLVKKDEIVYGSAPIVGDVYLLMGGTTGRDGIHGVTFASEELTSNSEIEDRPAVQVADPFTKKRVMEATYELLETLDIHGVKDLGGGGLTCCLSEMADKGGNGSLIDLNKIPLREENMTPYEIMLSESQERMVFAISPEDVEKASQICEKHDLSHAVIGEIIDKREFIIKDGDKEICHAPNILFTDAPIIEREAKEPEKIIKEVTIPETNPEEALLTLLASENITSKKWVYSQYDHEVQLRTVVKPGDDAAVIKVDNDTSFTIGTDCNSTHVLLDPYQGAAAAVLESINNAISMGARPIALVDCLNFGNPEKPEVFWQFKQAVTGMSDVANKFNTAFISGNVSFYNETEGVTVNPSPIVGTVGVLDNKHIKTMTLKEEKDAVILIGNTYPELDGSQYYKEIHDVVQGYPPEIRLEENYEVSMEIQKLINEYNDEITAVHDISKGGLITALALMTIKSDKSVTVNISDIPSNVELTQDEKLFSESNSRFIITVKQDKINTIEEVLKEDNIAFSVIGEVTSGNFIINNSSEEIVNIEVDKLVEANTTTIENQMA, encoded by the coding sequence ATGGTTTTAACTGATGATGAATTAAAATATATAAAAGAAGTACTAGGACGAGAACCTAACGAACTAGAACTGGGCATGATGGATGTAATGTTCTCCGAACACTGCTCCTACAAAAGCAGCAGACCAATCCTAAAAAACTTCCCCACAGATGGACCAGATGTAATACTAGGACCAGGGGATGATGCAGGAATAGTCAACCTAACCGAAGAATACGCACTAGCAATAGGAATGGAAAGCCACAACCACCCATCCGCTGTAGAACCATACGGTGGAGCCGGAACAGGAATAGGTGGAATAGTAAGAGACATAATAAGTATGGGAGCAAAACCAGTAGTACTCCTAGACGCACTACGATTCGGACACATGAGCGACCAAAGATCCAAATACATCTTCGACTACGTGGTAAAAGGAATATCCGACTACGGAAACAGAATCGGAGTACCAACAGTAGGAGGAGAAATAGAATTCGACGACAACTTCCAATACAACCCAATGGTAAACGTAGTATGCGCAGGACTAGTAAAAAAAGACGAAATAGTCTACGGAAGCGCACCAATAGTAGGAGACGTCTACCTATTAATGGGAGGAACAACAGGCCGTGACGGAATACACGGAGTAACATTCGCATCCGAAGAACTAACAAGCAACTCAGAAATAGAAGACAGACCAGCAGTACAAGTAGCAGACCCATTCACCAAAAAAAGAGTAATGGAAGCAACCTACGAACTACTAGAAACACTAGACATACACGGAGTAAAAGACCTTGGAGGAGGAGGACTAACATGCTGCCTATCAGAAATGGCAGACAAAGGAGGAAACGGTTCACTAATAGACCTGAACAAAATCCCTCTAAGAGAAGAAAACATGACACCATACGAAATAATGCTATCAGAATCCCAAGAACGTATGGTATTTGCAATCTCACCTGAAGACGTGGAAAAAGCATCACAAATATGTGAAAAACACGACCTATCACACGCAGTAATAGGAGAAATAATAGACAAACGAGAATTCATCATAAAAGATGGAGACAAAGAAATCTGTCATGCACCAAACATACTATTCACAGATGCACCAATAATAGAAAGAGAAGCAAAAGAACCAGAAAAAATCATAAAAGAAGTAACAATACCAGAAACAAACCCAGAAGAAGCACTATTAACACTACTCGCATCAGAAAACATAACAAGCAAAAAATGGGTATACAGTCAATACGACCACGAAGTACAACTAAGAACAGTAGTAAAACCTGGTGACGACGCAGCAGTAATAAAAGTAGACAATGACACATCATTCACAATAGGAACAGACTGTAACAGTACACACGTACTACTAGACCCATACCAGGGAGCAGCAGCAGCCGTACTGGAATCTATAAATAATGCAATAAGTATGGGAGCAAGACCAATAGCATTAGTAGACTGCTTAAACTTTGGAAACCCAGAAAAACCTGAAGTCTTCTGGCAATTCAAACAAGCAGTAACAGGTATGAGTGATGTGGCAAACAAATTCAACACAGCATTCATCAGCGGAAACGTAAGCTTCTACAATGAAACAGAAGGAGTAACAGTAAATCCATCACCAATTGTAGGAACTGTAGGAGTACTTGACAACAAACACATAAAAACAATGACACTCAAAGAAGAAAAAGATGCAGTAATACTCATAGGAAACACTTACCCAGAACTAGACGGATCACAATACTACAAAGAAATACATGACGTAGTACAGGGATACCCACCAGAAATAAGATTAGAAGAAAACTATGAAGTATCCATGGAAATACAAAAATTAATCAACGAATACAATGATGAAATAACAGCAGTACATGACATATCCAAGGGAGGATTAATAACAGCACTAGCATTAATGACAATAAAATCAGACAAATCAGTAACAGTCAACATATCAGACATACCATCAAATGTGGAATTAACACAGGATGAAAAACTATTCTCAGAATCAAACAGCAGATTCATAATCACAGTAAAACAGGATAAAATAAACACAATAGAAGAAGTGTTAAAAGAAGATAACATAGCATTCTCCGTTATTGGGGAAGTTACAAGTGGAAACTTCATCATAAACAATTCATCTGAAGAAATAGTTAACATCGAAGTAGACAAGTTAGTAGAAGCAAACACAACCACAATAGAAAATCAAATGGCATAA
- the ileS gene encoding isoleucine--tRNA ligase, whose amino-acid sequence MPINEVEQGYNKALENKIQRFWQEQNIYNKTSKQRENKPKYSFLDGPPYCSGRIHLGTAWNKTIKDSFLRYKSMSGYSLRRQAGWDTHGLPIEHKVEQILEIQSKQEIEEKYGIDNFVEKCKEFAIKNKEDMTEQFKSMGIWMDWEDPYVTYDNSYMESCWWTLKKADERNLLVQDKRVITWCPQCETALANAEIEYDEKQDPSIYVKFKLVNQEFDAPSYVLIWTTTPWTIPANMAVSVHPEFEYSYIKITNKDGDQEVLLMATGLINSLFEENEYETLKTVTGESLKDTEYYHPLREEVPLQAQFPHKIILGEHVTLEDGTGCVHTAPGHGPEDYEVGVKNGIEVFCPVGENGCYTSEAGKYADKGVKEANPEITHDLYHHNALLKEGTIDHRVGLCWRCKTPIIYIATKQWFIKVTEIKDQMLEQVDQVEWVPSWAGESRFKDWVSNARDWTISRQRYWGIPIPIWTCPECDKKVVVGSKQELRDLSGDQTLTGDFVHRPHVDNITIPCECGHDMHRVPDVLDVWIDSGVAGWAALHYPQDPSENFEEWFPYDFITEGHDQTRGWFYSQLGLGVAAFGKAPYKKVLMHGFTLDDKGQKMSKSIGNVVSPEEVIEKYSADTLRFYLLDANKPWDDLKFNWDEVQNSSKLFNILWNVYYFSTTYMSLDNFDPTKHNKKDLKFRQEDLWIRSRINTLIKSVGEDIESLLFNRATEKITEFVLEDLSRWYVRLIRGRTWVESDDPDKLGAYYTLYYTLKDLIRVLAPIAPHVTEEIYQNLIRGVETEAPESVHMLDWKYDENEIDTTLEENMTHIRDIIEASAHARDVARFKLRWPVQNITVVTEKDEVTQAINSLENVLLEQANSKKITIETELENAIIIAKPNMAILGPKLRGDLGRVKKYFEAEDTDASKIMEEVTQNGEYTIHFEDKDITLVEEEILFEKEVPENLVSCDFENGSVYVDTEVTPEIYSEAMARELIRRIQDMRKDLDLNVEANIQVIVECSKEFKEAVLPHQDYISNEVRTENLEFENITSSEGYTKEWKIEEEQLKIFIKE is encoded by the coding sequence ATGCCAATAAATGAGGTAGAACAGGGATATAATAAAGCATTAGAAAATAAAATACAAAGATTCTGGCAAGAACAGAACATATACAACAAAACAAGCAAACAAAGAGAAAACAAACCAAAATACTCATTCCTAGACGGACCACCATACTGCAGTGGAAGAATACACCTAGGAACAGCATGGAACAAAACCATAAAAGACTCATTCCTAAGATACAAAAGCATGTCCGGATACAGTCTAAGAAGACAAGCAGGATGGGACACACACGGATTACCAATAGAACACAAAGTAGAACAAATACTAGAAATACAAAGCAAACAAGAAATCGAAGAAAAATACGGAATAGACAACTTCGTAGAAAAATGTAAAGAATTCGCAATAAAAAACAAAGAAGACATGACCGAACAGTTCAAAAGCATGGGAATATGGATGGACTGGGAAGACCCATACGTAACCTACGACAACAGTTACATGGAATCATGCTGGTGGACACTAAAAAAAGCAGACGAAAGAAACTTACTAGTACAAGACAAAAGAGTAATCACATGGTGCCCACAATGTGAAACCGCACTAGCAAACGCAGAAATAGAATACGACGAAAAACAAGACCCATCAATATACGTAAAATTCAAACTAGTAAACCAAGAATTCGACGCACCAAGCTACGTGCTAATATGGACAACCACACCATGGACCATACCAGCAAACATGGCAGTAAGCGTACACCCAGAATTCGAATACTCTTACATCAAAATAACAAACAAAGACGGAGACCAAGAAGTACTCCTCATGGCAACAGGACTAATCAACTCACTATTCGAAGAAAACGAATACGAAACACTTAAAACAGTCACCGGAGAATCATTAAAAGACACAGAATACTACCATCCACTAAGAGAAGAAGTACCATTACAAGCACAATTCCCACACAAAATAATACTCGGAGAACACGTAACACTAGAAGATGGTACAGGATGTGTACACACAGCACCAGGACACGGACCAGAAGACTACGAAGTAGGAGTAAAAAATGGCATAGAAGTATTCTGTCCAGTAGGAGAAAACGGTTGCTACACCAGTGAAGCAGGAAAATATGCAGACAAAGGCGTTAAAGAAGCAAACCCTGAAATAACACACGACCTATACCATCACAACGCACTACTAAAAGAAGGAACAATAGACCACAGAGTAGGATTATGCTGGAGATGTAAAACACCAATCATCTACATAGCAACAAAACAATGGTTTATCAAAGTAACAGAAATCAAAGACCAAATGCTAGAACAAGTAGACCAAGTAGAATGGGTACCATCATGGGCTGGAGAAAGCAGATTCAAAGACTGGGTATCCAACGCAAGAGACTGGACAATATCCAGACAAAGATACTGGGGAATACCAATACCAATATGGACCTGTCCAGAATGTGACAAAAAAGTAGTAGTCGGATCAAAACAAGAACTACGAGACCTATCCGGAGACCAAACACTCACAGGAGACTTTGTACACAGACCACACGTAGATAACATAACAATACCATGCGAATGCGGACACGACATGCACAGAGTACCAGACGTACTAGACGTATGGATAGACTCAGGAGTAGCAGGATGGGCAGCACTACACTACCCACAAGACCCATCAGAAAACTTCGAAGAATGGTTCCCATACGACTTCATAACAGAAGGACACGACCAAACAAGAGGATGGTTCTACTCACAACTAGGACTAGGAGTAGCAGCATTCGGAAAAGCACCATACAAGAAAGTATTAATGCACGGATTCACACTCGACGACAAAGGACAAAAAATGAGTAAATCCATAGGAAACGTAGTAAGCCCAGAAGAAGTAATAGAAAAATACTCAGCAGACACACTAAGATTCTACCTGCTAGACGCAAACAAGCCATGGGACGACCTAAAATTCAACTGGGACGAAGTACAGAACTCATCAAAACTATTCAACATACTATGGAACGTATACTACTTCAGCACAACATACATGAGCCTAGACAACTTCGACCCAACAAAACACAACAAAAAAGACCTAAAATTCAGACAAGAAGACCTATGGATAAGATCAAGAATAAACACACTCATAAAATCAGTAGGAGAAGACATAGAATCACTACTATTTAACAGAGCAACAGAAAAAATCACAGAATTCGTACTAGAAGACCTAAGCAGATGGTACGTAAGACTAATACGTGGAAGAACATGGGTAGAAAGTGACGACCCAGACAAACTAGGAGCATACTACACACTATACTACACACTAAAAGATCTTATAAGAGTACTTGCACCAATAGCACCACACGTAACAGAAGAAATATATCAAAACCTCATAAGAGGAGTAGAAACAGAAGCACCAGAAAGCGTACACATGCTAGACTGGAAATACGATGAAAACGAAATCGACACAACACTAGAAGAAAACATGACCCACATCCGTGACATAATCGAAGCAAGTGCACATGCAAGAGACGTGGCAAGATTCAAACTAAGATGGCCAGTACAAAACATAACAGTAGTAACAGAAAAAGATGAAGTAACACAGGCAATAAACTCACTAGAAAACGTACTCCTCGAACAAGCAAACTCCAAGAAAATAACAATAGAAACAGAACTAGAAAATGCAATAATCATAGCAAAACCAAACATGGCAATACTAGGACCAAAACTAAGAGGAGACCTTGGAAGAGTAAAAAAATACTTCGAAGCAGAAGACACAGACGCAAGTAAAATAATGGAAGAAGTCACACAAAACGGAGAATACACAATCCACTTCGAAGACAAAGACATAACACTAGTCGAAGAAGAAATACTATTCGAAAAAGAAGTACCAGAAAACCTCGTAAGCTGTGACTTTGAAAACGGAAGCGTCTACGTAGACACAGAAGTAACACCAGAAATCTACTCCGAAGCAATGGCAAGAGAACTAATCCGTCGTATACAAGACATGCGTAAAGACCTCGACCTAAACGTAGAAGCAAACATACAAGTAATAGTAGAATGCAGCAAAGAATTCAAAGAAGCAGTACTACCACACCAGGACTACATATCCAACGAAGTACGTACTGAAAACCTAGAATTCGAAAATATCACTTCATCAGAAGGATACACTAAAGAATGGAAAATAGAAGAAGAACAACTTAAAATATTCATAAAAGAATAA